In one window of Oncorhynchus gorbuscha isolate QuinsamMale2020 ecotype Even-year linkage group LG23, OgorEven_v1.0, whole genome shotgun sequence DNA:
- the her5 gene encoding hairy-related 5, with product MESVLPDQKDVRRVPKPLMEKRRRDRINHSLETLRLLLLENTSNEKLKNPKVEKAEILESVVNFLRTEQEGEQQHQQTKRGHSKEGGEEQRSPCKRKQHNYREGMRSCLLRVSHFIATKSQELDEPSHDADAPPQRSRIGLTHPPSSAQLHGTSSSTPDQTPLARQQLPQPHPGPGLRTGLGNIEHLSPSKPSMEHSDSVWRPWPQQ from the exons ATGGAGTCTGTGCTCCCAGATCAAAAGGACGTAAGACGG GTCCCCAAACCCCTCATGGAGAAACGGAGGAGAGATCGTATCAACCACAGTCTGGAAACCTTACGACTTTTGTTGTTGGAGAACACAAGTAATGAG AAACTGAAGAATCCCAAGGTGGAAAAGGCAGAGATTTTGGAGAGTGTGGTCAACTTCCTgaggacagagcaggaaggagaaCAACAGCATCAGCAAACGAAAAGAGGCCACTCCAAAGAGGGTGGGGAAGAGCAGAGGTCCCCCTGCAAGAGGAAGCAGCATAACTACCGTGAGGGCATGAGGTCATGCCTACTAAGAGTCAGCCACTTTATAGCAACCAAGAGCCAGGAGTTGGATGAGCCCAGCCACGATGCTGACGCCCCACCTCAGAGGTCCCGCATAGGGCTCACCCATCCTCCATCATCTGCCCAGCTCCATGGTACATCATCTTCCACTCCCGACCAAACTCCCCTGGCTAGACAGCAGCTGCCACAGCCTCACCCAGGCCCAGGTCTGAGAACTGGCCTCGGTAACATAGAGCATCTTTCCCCCTCCAAGCCGTCCATGGAACACAGTGACTCTGTGTGGAGGCCATGGCCACAGCAGTGA
- the LOC124010639 gene encoding uncharacterized protein LOC124010639, with protein MKRMLKPVTEKKRRDRINQSLSELRILLLNYKLDSRLQNPKLEKAEILDLAVEYLQKRTDKRSISNDCSCQAVCGPKEVQQVIHSEASMAGAPSPPTAAFPRSALPAIYTGGFQQCVSHLAGFMSSSSPLEKKGFILLQGLKSYIDSQYPTTNTSTEQLQCASSSSLTDIHLRSGGKEMAHWADMVPVREGCRPSKQGAGICLRKSTLSTTHHSFCQLNGHSYPLTPDYLSPLSPCLSCSSSVFTTPPPYSSFPCHLSFPPSLSPISSNPSSCSGSPSLHNVPSPPLGCSPTFPLSSPPGLPLPSPPLVPFASHTSLWSLVPVRRQECFISSTHWRPW; from the exons ATGAAAAGG ATGTTAAAGCCAGTTACAGAGAAGAAAAGACGAGACCGAATAAATCAGAGTCTTAGCGAGCTAAGGATTTTGTTACTGAACTACAAATTAGATTCG CGTTTACAGAACCCCAAACTGGAGAAAGCAGAGATTCTAGACCTGGCCGTGGAATATCTTCAAAAAAGGACAGACAAACGAAGCATAAGCAATG ATTGTTCCTGCCAGGCTGTGTGTGGGCCGAAGGAGGTGCAGCAAGTTATTCACAGTGAGGCCTCCATGGCAGGCGCCCCCAGTCCCCCAACAGCAGCATTCCCCAGGTCTGCTCTCCCGGCCATCTACACGGGAGGCTTCCAGCAGTGTGTATCTCACCTGGCTGGCTTCATGAGCAGCAGCAGCCCCTTGGAGAAAAAGGGCTTCATCCTCCTCCAAGGGCTGAAGAGCTACATAGACAGTCAGTACCCAACCACAAACACCAGTACAGAGCAGCTGCAGTGTGCATCCTCCTCGTCATTAACAGACATCCATCTGAGGTCAGGTGGTAAGGAGATGGCTCATTGGGCGGACATGGTGCCTGTGAGAGAGGGATGCCGTCCCTCTAAACAGGGGGCAGGTATCTGTCTCCGCAAATCCACTTTGTCGACCACCCACCATTCTTTCTGCCAACTTAATGGCCACTCGTACCCCTTGACACCTGACTATCTCTCCCCACTGTCTCCTTGCCTTTCTTGTTCTTCTTCGGTTTTCACCACCCCTCCTCCATACTCCTCGTTTCCCTGTCACCTTAGTTTCCCTCCCAGCCTGTCACCTATTTCCTCCAACCCCTCATCCTGCTCCGGATCCCCGTCGCTACATAACGTCCCTTCTCCTCCACTTGGTTGTTCACCCACCTTCCCTCTCTCAAGTCCTCCCGGCCTCCCTCTCCCGAGCCCCCCTCTCGTCCCCTTTGCCTCCCATACGTCTCTGTGGTCCCTTGTGCCTGTACGAAGGCAAGAATGTTTTATTAGCTCCACACACTGGAGACCCTGGTAG